The Xenorhabdus doucetiae genome has a window encoding:
- the gltS gene encoding sodium/glutamate symporter, producing the protein MYHLDIYGTLVAATLVLLLGRKLVKSVPFLEKYTIPEPVAGGLLVALVLLALKQSTGWEISFDSSLTEPLMLTFFATIGLNANLASLKAGGKFLVIFVFVVVGLLLVQNTVGIALAKMLGLDPLMGLLAGSITLSGGHGTGAAWGKVFAERYGFENATEVAMACATFGLVLGGLIGGPVARVLVRKAKTPGLETEDTELPTAFEKPYTGRLITPLVMLETIAMIAICLLAGRFIEKLLQGTAFELPTFVCVLFVGVVLSNGLSMLGFYRVFDRAVSVLGNVSLSLFLAMALMSLKLWQLASLALPMLIILAVQTVVMALYAVFVTYRIMGKNFDAAVLSAGHCGFGLGATPTAIANMQAVTDRFGPSHVAFLLVPMVGAFFIDIVNAAVIKLYLLLPVFPSVAG; encoded by the coding sequence ATGTATCATCTGGATATTTATGGCACGCTCGTTGCTGCCACACTTGTTTTGTTACTAGGAAGAAAGCTTGTAAAATCGGTTCCATTCCTCGAAAAATATACCATCCCTGAACCGGTCGCCGGTGGATTATTGGTCGCTTTGGTGCTGCTGGCGCTTAAACAATCCACGGGTTGGGAAATAAGCTTTGATTCATCCCTCACCGAGCCTCTCATGTTAACGTTCTTTGCCACCATCGGCTTGAACGCTAACCTTGCCAGCCTGAAAGCAGGCGGAAAATTTCTGGTCATTTTTGTCTTTGTGGTGGTTGGCCTGTTATTGGTGCAAAACACCGTCGGCATCGCATTGGCGAAAATGCTTGGCCTTGACCCATTAATGGGATTGCTGGCGGGTTCCATTACCCTGTCTGGCGGACACGGAACGGGAGCCGCGTGGGGCAAAGTCTTCGCAGAACGTTATGGCTTTGAAAATGCGACGGAAGTCGCCATGGCATGTGCCACATTCGGTTTGGTTCTGGGCGGTTTGATTGGCGGGCCGGTTGCCCGTGTGTTAGTGAGAAAGGCCAAAACCCCCGGATTAGAAACGGAAGATACCGAACTCCCGACCGCCTTTGAAAAACCTTATACGGGGCGGCTTATCACGCCATTAGTGATGCTGGAAACCATCGCGATGATCGCCATCTGCTTATTGGCGGGGCGTTTTATTGAAAAACTGCTGCAAGGCACGGCTTTTGAATTACCGACATTCGTCTGTGTGCTGTTTGTCGGTGTCGTGCTCAGTAACGGTTTGTCTATGCTGGGTTTTTATCGGGTATTCGATCGGGCGGTTTCGGTATTGGGTAACGTCAGTTTATCGCTGTTTTTGGCAATGGCACTGATGAGCCTGAAATTGTGGCAATTGGCATCCCTTGCGCTGCCAATGTTAATCATCCTTGCCGTACAAACCGTGGTGATGGCGCTGTATGCGGTTTTCGTCACTTACCGCATCATGGGCAAAAATTTCGACGCCGCAGTTTTGTCCGCCGGCCACTGTGGTTTTGGCTTAGGCGCAACGCCAACGGCGATTGCGAATATGCAGGCGGTCACTGACCGTTTCGGGCCATCACACGTGGCATTCCTGCTCGTGCCAATGGTCGGGGCATTCTTTATTGATATCGTCAACGCCGCCGTTATCAAACTGTATCTGTTATTACCCGTGTTCCCATCGGTAGCAGGTTAA
- the gmk gene encoding guanylate kinase, with amino-acid sequence MNQGTLYIVSAPSGAGKSSLIQALLKTQPLYDTQVSVSHTTRQARPGENHGEHYFFVTVDEFQNMISNDEFLEYACVFGNYYGTSRKVIEETLASGVDVFLDIDWQGAQQIRQKMPAGRSIFILPPSKEELLRRLRGRGQDSEEVIAKRMAQAVAEMEHYNEYDYVIINDDFNTALADLQSIIRSERLRLDRQTQRHDALISKLLAD; translated from the coding sequence ATGAACCAAGGAACGTTATATATTGTTTCTGCGCCGAGTGGAGCAGGCAAATCAAGCCTTATTCAGGCTTTATTAAAAACTCAGCCTTTGTATGACACTCAGGTTTCTGTTTCGCACACAACGCGCCAAGCTCGTCCAGGCGAAAATCATGGTGAACATTATTTTTTCGTTACTGTGGATGAATTTCAAAATATGATCAGCAATGATGAATTTTTGGAATATGCCTGTGTTTTTGGTAATTATTACGGCACATCCCGAAAAGTCATCGAAGAGACACTCGCCAGTGGCGTTGATGTTTTTCTTGATATTGACTGGCAAGGTGCACAGCAAATCCGCCAGAAAATGCCCGCGGGGCGCAGCATTTTCATCCTGCCACCGTCCAAGGAAGAGTTGCTCCGCCGCCTGCGCGGACGCGGTCAGGATAGCGAAGAGGTCATTGCCAAACGCATGGCACAAGCCGTCGCGGAGATGGAACATTATAACGAATATGATTACGTCATTATCAATGACGATTTCAATACGGCATTGGCCGATTTACAATCTATTATTCGTTCAGAGCGTCTACGATTAGATCGTCAGACTCAGCGGCATGATGCCTTAATCAGCAAATTATTGGCAGACTGA
- the spoT gene encoding bifunctional GTP diphosphokinase/guanosine-3',5'-bis pyrophosphate 3'-pyrophosphohydrolase, which translates to MYLFESLKQLVLKYLPEDQIDLLKQAYVVARDAHEGQTRSSGEPYITHPVAVSCILAEMRLDHETLMAALLHDVIEDTPATFQDIEQLFGTAVAGLVEGVSKLDKLNFRDKKEAQAENFRKMIMAMVQDIRVILIKLADRTHNMRTLGSLRPDKRRRIARETLEIYSPLAHRLGIHHLKTELEELGFEALYPNRYRVIKEVVKAARGNRKEMIQKILSEIEGRLTDAGIKCTVSGREKHLYSIYRKMRLKEQRFHSIMDIYAFRVIVNNLDTCYRVLGQMHSLYKPRPGRVKDYIAIPKANGYQSLHTSLIGPHGVPVEVQIRTEDMDQMAEMGVAAHWAYKEQGESGTTAQVRAQRWMQSLLELQQSAGSSFEFIESVKSDLFPDEIYVFTPEGRIVELPAGATPVDFAYAVHTDIGHACVGARVDRLPYPLSQTLNSGQTVEIITAPGARPNAAWLNFVVSSKARAKIRQLLKNLKRDDSISLGRRLLNHALGNGTKIADIPPENISKELARMKLATLDDLLAEIGLGNAMSVVVARNLLLGAAEKVANSNGNSSRKLPIKGADGILITFAKCCRPIPGDPIIAHISPGKGLVIHHESCRNIRGYQKEPEKFMPVEWDKDINSDFIAEIKVDMFNHQGALANLTAAINDVNSNIQSMNTEEKDGRVYCAFIRLTTKDRIQLANIMRKIRVMPDVMRVSRNRN; encoded by the coding sequence TTGTATCTGTTCGAAAGCCTGAAACAACTGGTTCTAAAATATTTGCCTGAAGATCAAATCGATCTGCTTAAACAGGCCTATGTCGTTGCGCGGGATGCCCACGAAGGGCAGACCCGCTCCAGCGGTGAGCCATACATTACTCACCCCGTCGCCGTTTCCTGTATTCTGGCTGAAATGCGCCTTGACCATGAGACACTGATGGCGGCACTTTTGCATGATGTCATTGAAGACACCCCGGCGACATTTCAGGATATAGAACAGCTATTTGGCACGGCCGTGGCCGGTTTGGTGGAAGGTGTATCCAAGCTGGATAAGCTGAACTTCCGGGACAAAAAGGAAGCTCAGGCTGAAAACTTCCGCAAAATGATCATGGCGATGGTGCAGGATATCCGCGTCATTTTGATCAAACTGGCAGACCGTACACACAATATGCGAACCCTTGGCTCCCTGCGCCCCGATAAACGGCGGCGCATTGCCAGGGAAACGCTGGAAATTTATAGTCCGCTGGCTCACCGTCTGGGTATTCATCACCTAAAAACGGAGCTGGAGGAACTGGGGTTTGAAGCCCTGTATCCGAACCGTTACCGCGTGATTAAAGAGGTTGTGAAAGCCGCGCGTGGTAATCGCAAGGAGATGATCCAGAAAATTCTGTCGGAGATTGAAGGCAGGTTAACGGATGCCGGCATTAAATGTACCGTCAGTGGCCGCGAAAAACATCTCTATTCGATCTATCGTAAGATGCGCCTGAAAGAACAGCGTTTCCATTCCATCATGGATATTTACGCCTTTCGGGTCATCGTCAATAATCTTGATACCTGCTACCGCGTACTGGGGCAAATGCACAGTTTGTACAAGCCACGCCCCGGCAGAGTGAAAGATTATATTGCCATCCCCAAAGCCAACGGCTACCAATCCCTCCACACTTCCCTGATAGGCCCGCACGGGGTGCCTGTTGAAGTTCAGATCCGTACCGAAGATATGGATCAAATGGCGGAAATGGGGGTTGCCGCTCATTGGGCTTACAAAGAACAAGGGGAATCGGGTACGACTGCGCAAGTTCGTGCCCAACGCTGGATGCAGAGCTTACTGGAACTCCAGCAAAGTGCCGGCAGTTCTTTTGAGTTTATCGAGAGCGTTAAATCTGATTTATTCCCTGATGAGATTTACGTTTTTACCCCTGAAGGGCGCATTGTTGAGTTACCGGCTGGCGCGACGCCTGTCGATTTTGCCTATGCCGTCCATACGGATATCGGCCATGCCTGTGTCGGTGCCCGTGTTGATCGTCTGCCTTATCCCCTCTCACAAACGCTCAACAGTGGGCAAACGGTCGAAATTATCACGGCACCAGGGGCTCGCCCTAACGCGGCATGGCTGAACTTTGTCGTCAGTTCTAAAGCGCGTGCCAAGATCCGCCAGTTGCTGAAAAACCTGAAACGGGATGATTCCATTAGTCTGGGGCGTCGTCTGCTCAATCATGCACTGGGTAACGGCACGAAAATTGCCGATATTCCGCCAGAAAATATCAGCAAAGAGCTGGCGAGAATGAAGCTTGCCACGTTGGATGATTTGCTGGCGGAGATCGGGTTGGGCAATGCCATGAGCGTGGTTGTCGCCCGCAATTTATTATTGGGTGCCGCAGAAAAAGTCGCAAACAGCAACGGCAATTCGTCCCGTAAACTGCCTATCAAGGGCGCTGACGGTATTTTAATTACCTTTGCCAAATGTTGCCGCCCAATTCCAGGCGACCCGATTATTGCTCATATCAGTCCGGGAAAAGGTTTGGTCATCCACCACGAATCCTGTCGCAATATCCGTGGATATCAGAAAGAACCGGAAAAATTTATGCCGGTTGAGTGGGATAAAGATATCAATAGTGATTTTATTGCTGAAATTAAAGTTGATATGTTTAACCATCAGGGAGCGCTGGCAAACCTGACGGCCGCCATTAACGATGTCAACTCCAATATTCAAAGCATGAATACGGAGGAAAAAGACGGCCGCGTCTATTGTGCTTTTATCAGGCTGACGACCAAAGACCGTATCCAATTGGCGAATATCATGCGTAAGATACGTGTGATGCCAGACGTGATGCGGGTCAGCCGTAACCGAAACTAG
- a CDS encoding nucleobase:cation symporter-2 family protein — MVNLPRESNSSEVTHKSNNELIYRLEDKPPLPHALFAACQHLLAMFVAVITPAMLICQALGLPAQDTQRIISMSLFASGLASLIQMRSWGPVGSGLLSIQGTSFNFVAPLIMGGLALKNGGADIPTMMSALFGTLMIASMTEVLLSRVLHLASKIITPLVSGIVVMIIGLSLIQVGLTSIGGGYAAMQNGTFGAPDNLLLAGVVLAVIVLLNRQKNPYLRVASLVIAMTVGYLVAWYKDMLPVATPQADTPIITVPSPLYYGLSFDWNLLIPLILIFMVTSLETIGDITATSDVSEQPVSGPLYMKRIKGGVLANGLNSMVSAVFNTFPNSCFGQNNGVIQLTGVASRHVGYLIASMLILLGLFPAVAGFVQHIPEPVLGGATIVMFGTIAASGVRIVSREPLNRRSIMIIALSLAVGLGVSQQPLILQFAPDWVKNLLSSGIAAGGLTAILLNLIFPQEK, encoded by the coding sequence ATGGTCAATTTACCCCGTGAATCCAATTCATCAGAAGTCACCCATAAATCAAACAATGAATTGATCTATCGACTGGAAGATAAGCCGCCTCTGCCACATGCCCTGTTTGCAGCGTGCCAACATTTACTGGCCATGTTTGTGGCGGTGATTACGCCTGCGATGTTGATTTGTCAGGCGTTGGGGCTTCCCGCACAGGATACGCAACGCATTATCAGCATGTCCCTGTTTGCCTCAGGTTTGGCATCACTGATTCAAATGCGATCTTGGGGACCCGTTGGCTCTGGCTTGCTTTCCATTCAGGGCACCAGTTTTAATTTCGTGGCACCACTGATTATGGGGGGTCTGGCGTTGAAAAATGGCGGTGCGGATATCCCAACCATGATGTCCGCCCTGTTCGGTACACTGATGATCGCCTCAATGACGGAGGTGTTGCTTTCACGGGTGCTGCATTTAGCCAGTAAGATCATTACCCCGCTGGTCTCAGGCATTGTGGTCATGATCATCGGCCTGTCGTTAATTCAGGTCGGATTAACGTCGATTGGCGGCGGCTATGCCGCGATGCAAAACGGGACATTTGGCGCACCGGATAATCTGCTGTTAGCGGGAGTTGTGCTTGCCGTTATTGTGTTGCTCAATCGGCAAAAGAATCCTTACTTGCGGGTGGCTTCTCTGGTCATTGCCATGACGGTCGGTTATCTGGTGGCGTGGTATAAGGATATGCTTCCCGTTGCAACGCCACAGGCCGATACCCCAATCATCACGGTTCCTTCACCGCTCTATTATGGTCTGTCTTTTGACTGGAATCTGTTGATCCCCTTGATTCTGATTTTTATGGTGACTTCACTGGAAACGATTGGCGATATCACCGCCACCTCCGATGTCTCCGAACAGCCGGTCAGCGGCCCGCTCTATATGAAACGCATCAAGGGTGGTGTGCTGGCAAACGGCCTTAATTCTATGGTTTCCGCCGTGTTCAATACCTTTCCCAACTCCTGTTTTGGTCAGAACAATGGTGTGATCCAGTTGACCGGCGTCGCCAGTCGCCATGTCGGTTACCTTATCGCGTCTATGCTGATTCTGTTGGGGCTGTTTCCTGCCGTGGCGGGTTTTGTGCAACATATTCCTGAACCGGTTCTGGGCGGGGCGACGATTGTGATGTTTGGGACTATCGCCGCTTCGGGTGTCAGGATCGTTTCCCGTGAACCCCTGAACCGTCGTTCCATCATGATCATCGCACTGTCTCTGGCGGTCGGGTTAGGTGTTTCCCAGCAACCGCTGATTTTACAGTTTGC
- the recG gene encoding ATP-dependent DNA helicase RecG, with product MKGQLLDAIPLTTLHGVGASQVTKLARLGLVNLQDLLLHLPLRYEDQTRLYTINELLPGIYATVTGEILRTQVAFGRRRIMTCQISDGTGILTLRFFNFTAAMKNNLAEGKQVVAYGEIRRGTQGPEIIHPEYKVRQHANHVQLQETLTPIYPTTEGVRQTTLRKLIEQALEILDTCAINELLPEEFSRNLISLPNALHTLHHPPPDISLADLENGRHPAQRRLILEELLAHQLSMLTVRAGTQRFHAQPLPAEDSLKQQLLSRLPFSPTGAQARVVAEIEHDLEKNVPMMRLIQGDVGSGKTLVAALAAVRAIVHGKQVALMAPTELLAEQHANTFRQWLEPLGIQVGWLAGKQKGKARQAQQEAIASGQVSMVVGTHAMFQEQVKFAGLALVIIDEQHRFGVHQRLALWEKGREQGFHPHQLIMTATPIPRTLAMTAYADLDTSIIDELPPGRTPVTTVAIPDTRRNDIIQRIKSACLDEGRQAYWVCTLIEDSEVLEAQAAQATSEELTLALPELKVGLVHGRMKPAEKQAVMAAFKQGEIQLLVATTVIEVGVDIPNASLMIIDNPERLGLAQLHQLRGRVGRGATASHCVLLYKTPLTHTAKIRLQVLRDSNDGFVIAQKDLEIRGPGELLGTRQTGNAEFRIADLLRDQSMLPEVQRIARYLHQHYPEHAKALIERWLPDSSQYSNA from the coding sequence ATGAAAGGCCAACTCCTTGATGCTATCCCCTTAACCACCCTGCATGGTGTTGGCGCCAGTCAGGTCACTAAGCTCGCCAGGTTAGGGTTGGTCAATCTACAAGATTTGCTGTTGCACTTGCCGCTGCGCTATGAAGATCAAACCCGCCTGTATACCATCAATGAGTTACTGCCCGGCATTTATGCGACGGTAACCGGTGAAATATTGCGCACTCAGGTGGCTTTTGGGCGGCGGCGCATCATGACCTGCCAAATCAGCGATGGTACAGGCATATTGACCCTGCGTTTCTTCAATTTTACTGCCGCCATGAAGAATAATCTGGCCGAAGGAAAACAGGTTGTTGCCTATGGCGAGATCCGGCGTGGAACCCAAGGGCCAGAGATTATTCACCCTGAATATAAAGTCCGGCAACACGCCAACCACGTGCAACTGCAAGAGACGTTAACTCCCATCTATCCCACCACTGAGGGCGTGCGGCAAACAACGTTGCGCAAGTTAATTGAGCAAGCATTGGAAATTTTGGATACCTGCGCCATTAATGAATTGCTGCCGGAAGAATTCAGCCGCAATCTCATCAGCTTGCCCAATGCACTGCATACATTACATCATCCCCCGCCAGATATTTCTCTGGCCGATTTGGAAAATGGCCGCCATCCCGCCCAACGAAGGCTGATTCTGGAAGAGTTGCTGGCACATCAATTAAGTATGCTGACCGTCAGGGCGGGCACCCAGCGCTTTCATGCCCAACCCCTCCCGGCAGAGGATTCGCTGAAACAGCAACTGCTGAGCCGGTTGCCATTCTCTCCCACAGGCGCACAGGCTCGTGTTGTTGCAGAAATAGAACATGATTTGGAAAAAAATGTGCCCATGATGCGCCTGATACAAGGGGATGTCGGTTCGGGGAAAACCTTGGTGGCCGCGCTGGCCGCCGTGCGAGCCATCGTTCACGGCAAGCAAGTGGCATTGATGGCACCCACTGAATTGCTGGCGGAACAACATGCCAATACCTTCCGTCAATGGCTGGAGCCGCTCGGTATTCAGGTCGGTTGGCTGGCAGGGAAACAGAAAGGTAAAGCGCGTCAGGCACAGCAAGAGGCGATCGCCAGCGGTCAAGTGAGTATGGTGGTTGGTACACATGCCATGTTTCAGGAGCAGGTAAAATTTGCCGGATTGGCGCTGGTTATCATTGATGAGCAACACCGGTTTGGGGTTCATCAACGTCTGGCCTTGTGGGAAAAAGGGCGCGAACAAGGCTTCCATCCCCATCAGTTGATCATGACAGCGACCCCGATCCCACGCACCCTGGCAATGACCGCTTATGCCGATCTGGATACGTCCATCATTGATGAATTGCCTCCCGGCCGAACGCCGGTCACCACGGTTGCCATTCCGGATACCCGCCGGAACGATATTATCCAGCGGATCAAAAGCGCCTGTCTGGATGAAGGCCGTCAGGCTTACTGGGTCTGTACGCTGATCGAAGATTCGGAAGTGTTGGAAGCGCAGGCCGCGCAAGCGACCAGCGAAGAACTGACACTGGCGTTGCCGGAATTGAAAGTTGGCTTAGTGCATGGGCGGATGAAGCCGGCAGAAAAACAAGCTGTCATGGCGGCGTTCAAACAGGGTGAAATACAGTTGCTGGTTGCCACCACAGTCATCGAAGTCGGGGTGGATATCCCCAATGCCAGCCTGATGATCATCGACAACCCTGAGCGTCTCGGATTGGCGCAGTTGCATCAGCTTCGTGGGCGTGTCGGGCGTGGTGCCACGGCTTCCCACTGTGTCCTGCTCTATAAAACCCCGCTGACCCATACGGCCAAAATTCGCCTGCAAGTTTTGCGCGACAGCAACGATGGCTTTGTGATTGCCCAAAAAGATTTGGAAATCCGAGGACCCGGTGAATTACTGGGTACTCGTCAAACGGGTAATGCGGAATTCAGGATCGCGGATTTATTGCGGGATCAAAGTATGCTGCCTGAGGTTCAACGTATTGCCCGCTATCTCCACCAGCACTATCCTGAACATGCCAAAGCGCTGATTGAACGCTGGTTGCCGGATAGCTCGCAATATAGTAATGCCTGA
- a CDS encoding MFS transporter has protein sequence MSKNLSIALLTLALFTVTFAVNLQTPLYGVYAAKSAVGATAVTIAFAAYVAGLMPTLLLLGGLSDRIGRRLPITIALLLATVATVLLVLMPDWESLFIARVLLGIGTGLVTTAGTAYMTEMMGADSIRRAALIVTSSTSLGFGGGALATSLSLGLQGPTFMPASFIALFVMAPILALIGFKMPRVDVPQHVSLLRFPVFPSGTWGFGIAMALAWSTTGMIIAVVPLGLKTQGLDGWTGFVIFLAVFIGFLCQPIARRMTNPKALALGLWLTPLGFLILLVGLWAKSITLILVGTAITSASSYGFTYLAALFEFSSKAPDNRARATAGLFIYSYIGFSLPVIASGALADMFGLLPAMVIFSVVQIIITLITVLFWRK, from the coding sequence ATGTCAAAAAATCTTTCTATTGCATTACTCACCCTCGCTTTATTTACGGTGACCTTTGCCGTTAACCTTCAAACACCCTTATATGGCGTTTATGCTGCGAAAAGCGCGGTAGGGGCAACCGCCGTGACGATAGCTTTTGCTGCTTATGTGGCAGGGTTGATGCCGACACTGCTCTTGTTAGGGGGACTCTCGGATCGGATTGGTCGCAGATTACCGATTACGATAGCGTTGTTGCTGGCAACAGTAGCAACAGTGCTTTTGGTCTTGATGCCTGACTGGGAAAGCCTTTTTATTGCACGGGTACTGCTTGGTATTGGGACAGGGTTAGTCACAACTGCGGGTACGGCCTACATGACCGAAATGATGGGAGCTGATAGCATTCGGCGTGCTGCCCTGATTGTGACATCGTCCACCTCGCTAGGTTTTGGCGGAGGTGCCTTGGCGACCAGTTTAAGTCTTGGGTTACAAGGTCCGACTTTCATGCCCGCCAGCTTTATTGCACTATTCGTTATGGCACCGATTCTTGCCCTCATTGGTTTCAAAATGCCACGCGTTGATGTGCCTCAACATGTTTCACTCCTCCGGTTCCCGGTATTTCCTAGTGGAACATGGGGATTTGGTATCGCTATGGCTTTGGCATGGTCAACAACGGGCATGATCATTGCTGTTGTACCGTTGGGGCTAAAAACTCAAGGTTTGGATGGTTGGACAGGGTTTGTCATTTTCTTAGCGGTCTTTATTGGCTTTCTCTGTCAGCCTATTGCTCGCCGAATGACGAATCCAAAGGCACTGGCTTTAGGATTATGGTTAACGCCGCTCGGTTTTCTTATTCTCCTTGTTGGTCTGTGGGCTAAATCAATAACACTAATATTGGTAGGAACTGCCATTACCAGTGCATCAAGTTATGGCTTTACTTACCTTGCGGCGTTATTCGAATTCTCTTCAAAAGCGCCAGATAACCGAGCCAGAGCAACCGCAGGCCTTTTTATTTATTCTTATATTGGGTTCTCTCTCCCCGTTATTGCGAGTGGCGCTTTAGCTGATATGTTCGGTTTGTTGCCGGCAATGGTTATATTCTCGGTAGTCCAGATAATCATCACGTTAATTACGGTTTTGTTTTGGAGAAAATAA
- the rpoZ gene encoding DNA-directed RNA polymerase subunit omega: MARVTVQDAVEKIGNRFDLVLVAARRARQLQAGGKDPLVPEENDKTTVIALREIEQGLINNKILDVRERQEQQEQEAAEIKAVSAIAEGRR, translated from the coding sequence ATGGCACGCGTAACTGTTCAAGACGCAGTAGAAAAAATTGGTAACCGTTTTGACCTGGTGTTGGTCGCTGCTCGCCGAGCACGCCAATTGCAAGCAGGTGGCAAAGATCCTCTCGTTCCAGAAGAAAACGATAAGACGACGGTTATCGCTCTGCGTGAAATCGAGCAAGGTCTTATCAACAATAAAATTCTCGATGTTCGTGAACGTCAAGAACAACAAGAGCAAGAAGCCGCAGAAATCAAAGCTGTTTCCGCCATCGCTGAAGGTCGTCGTTAA